One stretch of Marinobacterium iners DNA includes these proteins:
- a CDS encoding CynX/NimT family MFS transporter, with protein sequence MRSLAPEFVVMLAGITAALHIGKLPPAIPVLQDALGVTLVEAGFLLSLVQLAGMLAGALIGLLADSAGLRRSVLLGLGILMLASLLGSQAQSAAMLLLLRGIEGFGFLLVTLSGPGLIRHLVVAEKLSLRLGWWGCYMGLGTGTALLAGPWVMAQVGWQGWWILMALLSLLMLFWVWRAVPPDQQLHTRQEGPVGGALGRVLGRLKLTLSHPGPWLVAMIFATYSGQWLSVIGFLPSIYSEAGISAGLVGPLTALAAVVNIIGNVLSGRLLHVGVGARQLLYGGFAVMAMTTWFAFSALTADFPWLRYLAVLLFSAIGGMVPGALFSLAVRLAPDSSVVSTCVGWMLQWSAFGQFVAPPAIAWLAAQAGGWHWTWMATGAMSLLGVVLVTRVSRLPGFAAAH encoded by the coding sequence ATGCGGTCTCTGGCCCCTGAATTTGTTGTGATGCTGGCAGGTATCACGGCTGCCCTTCATATCGGAAAACTGCCACCAGCCATTCCGGTGCTGCAGGATGCTCTTGGTGTCACGTTGGTTGAGGCCGGATTCCTGCTGTCTTTGGTACAGCTGGCCGGCATGCTGGCAGGGGCCTTGATCGGGCTGCTGGCGGACAGTGCCGGCTTGCGCCGCAGTGTACTGCTGGGGCTGGGTATTCTGATGCTCGCCAGCCTGCTCGGCAGCCAGGCACAGAGTGCGGCCATGCTGCTGTTGCTGAGGGGTATTGAGGGTTTCGGTTTTCTGCTGGTGACGCTATCCGGTCCGGGGCTGATTCGGCACCTGGTGGTGGCAGAGAAGTTGAGCCTGCGGCTTGGCTGGTGGGGGTGCTATATGGGGCTGGGCACCGGCACGGCCTTGTTGGCTGGGCCGTGGGTAATGGCACAGGTGGGCTGGCAAGGCTGGTGGATATTGATGGCACTGTTGTCGCTGCTGATGCTGTTCTGGGTCTGGCGTGCCGTGCCACCGGATCAGCAACTGCATACGCGCCAGGAGGGGCCGGTAGGTGGTGCGTTGGGACGTGTGCTGGGGCGGCTGAAACTGACCCTGAGTCATCCGGGCCCCTGGCTGGTGGCGATGATTTTCGCCACCTATTCCGGTCAGTGGCTTTCAGTCATCGGCTTTCTGCCCTCAATCTATTCCGAGGCGGGCATCAGTGCCGGGCTGGTGGGCCCGCTGACGGCTCTGGCGGCGGTGGTCAACATTATTGGTAATGTCCTGTCGGGGCGTTTGCTGCATGTGGGGGTAGGGGCAAGGCAGTTGCTTTATGGCGGTTTTGCTGTAATGGCAATGACCACGTGGTTTGCTTTCTCGGCTCTGACAGCTGACTTCCCTTGGCTGCGTTACCTTGCTGTACTGCTGTTTTCGGCCATCGGCGGCATGGTACCGGGAGCGTTGTTCTCGCTGGCGGTAAGGTTGGCACCGGACAGTTCGGTGGTGTCGACCTGTGTTGGCTGGATGTTGCAGTGGTCGGCTTTTGGTCAGTTTGTGGCGCCGCCAGCCATCGCCTGGCTGGCAGCTCAGGCTGGTGGCTGGCACTGGACCTGGATGGCAACCGGTGCGATGTCACTGCTTGGTGTCGTGCTGGTGACCAGGGTCAGCCGTCTGCCGGGGTTCGCTGCTGCTCACTGA